A region of Hydrogenimonas cancrithermarum DNA encodes the following proteins:
- the flhA gene encoding flagellar biosynthesis protein FlhA: protein MMIVAIMGIIIVPLPSPVLDFFLTVSIALSVLMILISVFIEKPTDFTTFPTMILLITLYRLSLNIATTRMILSKGHEGPDAVSDIITSFGDFVVGGNYVIGIIVFSIIVIINFIVVTKGATRVAEVAARFTLDAMPGKQMAIDADLNAGLIDENEAKKRRAEILQEASFYGAMDGSSKFVKGDAVAGIIITIINIIGGFLIGMFQHDMALADAAQTFTLLTIGDGLVSQIPALILSTATGIIITRASKDEEKNFAEGAINQLIKEFKTLFIVGFILLMFALVPGLPTLPLTFVGLLFLGLGYLIRKQGIEESLLSVAGEIPPTEGEETENVPGARKIPTKEEEEAALEDILKVEMLELDLGYQLIKLADTSRGGDLLERIRSMRRKIAADFGFLMPQVRIRDNLQLPPNVYRILLKGVEIGSGEVYADKFLAMNSGMATEEIEGIHTKEPAFGLDAIWIDADKKEEAIIKGYTVIDPATVISTHMSELVKKHAEELLTRQEVQALLEKVKKDYPVVVDDALKVATLGLIQRVLKQLLHEQVPIRDMVTILETIADVAEYTKNVDIIVEQVRARLSRVITSLYKDQDGTIKLLTLNAPTEQKLLDHLKESEGGRQLLLNVGQINKVVETLSEEAQKVLQKGIAPVILIVDPMLRKPLAEIFERFGLEIVVLSHAEIDPNATFEVLGSVEIDI from the coding sequence ATGATGATCGTCGCCATCATGGGGATCATCATCGTCCCGCTGCCGAGCCCGGTTCTCGATTTTTTCCTGACGGTCTCCATCGCACTCTCGGTGCTGATGATCCTCATCTCCGTTTTCATCGAAAAACCGACCGACTTCACGACCTTTCCGACGATGATCCTACTCATCACGCTCTACCGCCTCTCGCTCAACATCGCGACGACACGTATGATCCTCTCCAAAGGGCACGAAGGGCCCGATGCGGTCAGCGACATCATCACGAGTTTCGGCGATTTCGTCGTCGGGGGCAACTACGTCATCGGAATCATCGTCTTTTCGATCATCGTCATCATCAACTTCATCGTCGTCACCAAAGGTGCGACACGCGTCGCGGAAGTGGCCGCACGCTTCACCCTCGATGCGATGCCGGGAAAACAGATGGCGATAGACGCCGATCTCAATGCCGGACTCATCGACGAAAACGAAGCCAAAAAACGGCGTGCCGAGATTTTACAGGAAGCGAGTTTCTACGGGGCGATGGACGGTTCGAGCAAATTCGTCAAGGGTGACGCCGTCGCCGGAATCATCATCACCATCATCAATATCATCGGCGGGTTTCTCATCGGGATGTTCCAGCACGACATGGCGCTCGCCGACGCCGCACAGACCTTCACGCTCCTCACCATCGGCGACGGTCTCGTATCGCAGATCCCTGCTCTCATTCTCTCCACCGCCACTGGTATCATCATCACCCGTGCCAGCAAGGATGAGGAGAAGAACTTCGCCGAAGGGGCGATCAACCAGCTGATCAAAGAGTTCAAAACCCTCTTTATCGTAGGGTTCATCCTCCTGATGTTCGCCCTGGTTCCGGGACTTCCGACTCTGCCGCTCACATTTGTCGGTCTGCTTTTCCTGGGATTGGGATACCTCATCCGCAAACAGGGAATCGAAGAGTCTCTTCTCTCTGTGGCGGGTGAAATTCCGCCGACAGAAGGGGAAGAGACAGAAAACGTTCCAGGCGCTAGAAAAATACCCACCAAAGAGGAGGAGGAAGCGGCGCTCGAAGATATCCTCAAAGTGGAGATGCTCGAACTCGACCTCGGCTATCAGCTCATCAAACTGGCCGATACCAGTCGCGGAGGCGACCTTCTCGAACGTATCCGAAGCATGCGCCGAAAAATCGCAGCCGATTTCGGTTTTCTGATGCCGCAGGTACGTATACGCGACAATCTCCAGCTGCCACCCAACGTCTACCGCATTCTGCTCAAAGGGGTCGAGATCGGCAGCGGTGAAGTCTACGCCGACAAATTTCTGGCGATGAACAGCGGCATGGCGACCGAAGAGATCGAAGGTATCCACACCAAAGAGCCCGCTTTCGGACTCGACGCCATTTGGATCGATGCGGATAAAAAAGAGGAAGCGATCATCAAAGGGTACACCGTCATCGATCCGGCCACCGTCATCTCCACACATATGAGCGAACTGGTCAAGAAACACGCCGAAGAGCTGTTGACGCGCCAGGAAGTACAGGCGCTTCTCGAGAAGGTCAAAAAAGATTATCCTGTCGTTGTCGACGACGCGCTGAAAGTCGCTACGCTCGGTCTCATCCAACGGGTCCTCAAACAGCTGCTGCACGAACAGGTGCCGATCAGGGATATGGTGACCATTTTGGAGACGATCGCCGATGTCGCCGAGTATACAAAAAATGTCGACATTATCGTAGAACAGGTCCGTGCCCGCCTGTCGAGAGTCATCACGAGCCTCTACAAAGATCAAGATGGTACGATAAAGCTGCTGACACTCAACGCCCCGACCGAGCAGAAGCTTCTCGACCATCTCAAAGAGAGCGAAGGGGGGCGCCAGCTGCTGCTCAATGTCGGTCAAATCAACAAGGTTGTCGAAACCCTTAGCGAAGAGGCGCAGAAGGTACTCCAAAAGGGTATCGCACCTGTCATCCTCATCGTCGACCCGATGCTCAGAAAACCGCTCGCCGAAATCTTCGAACGCTTCGGCCTCGAGATCGTCGTTCTCAGCCACGCCGAAATCGACCCGAACGCGACGTTCGAAGTTCTCGGAAGCGTGGAGATCGATATTTAG
- a CDS encoding DHH family phosphoesterase: MKRPDSVYHLSHTDLDGYACQFLTAHCFENVKFQNSNYGDEITKRLKIFFDQMLLDPAKTILLLITDLNLTVQQCEFIEKQIDKLQNFKSGMTLQVQLLDHHGSGKDAAEKYAWYYLDTTRSATKITYDWLVETMKCEAVKPYKDLVDAINAIDIWLTEEEGFEFGKVLMGAIASSREVGRALFDDKDREHKFHLIKSAHEIIDEENAHIRLDNEMHAIKKAFFARNRDDNTLDNLVADYLTDLLTAKKEELKIRYKDKTGVLTFGIPNISVIGNAFLVANPDIDFILNISPNGSISLRSNNKADVSEIAATLAGGGGHPNASGGRIGNFKEAYSYTDVKSFVESLIDEKTK, encoded by the coding sequence TTGAAAAGACCCGATTCCGTCTACCATCTCTCACACACCGACCTCGACGGCTACGCATGCCAGTTTCTCACCGCACACTGTTTCGAAAACGTCAAGTTTCAAAACAGCAACTATGGCGACGAGATCACCAAGCGTCTCAAAATTTTCTTCGATCAGATGCTTCTCGATCCGGCCAAGACGATCTTGCTGCTCATCACCGACTTGAATCTGACGGTGCAGCAGTGTGAATTTATCGAAAAACAGATCGACAAACTTCAAAACTTCAAAAGCGGCATGACCCTGCAGGTTCAGCTGCTCGACCATCACGGCAGCGGAAAAGATGCGGCCGAAAAGTATGCATGGTACTATCTCGACACTACCCGAAGCGCTACGAAGATCACTTACGACTGGCTCGTCGAAACGATGAAGTGCGAGGCCGTCAAACCCTACAAAGATCTTGTCGACGCGATAAACGCGATCGACATCTGGCTCACGGAGGAAGAGGGGTTCGAGTTCGGCAAAGTGTTGATGGGCGCCATCGCCTCGTCTCGGGAAGTGGGACGGGCCCTCTTCGACGACAAGGACCGCGAACACAAGTTTCACCTGATCAAATCGGCCCATGAAATCATCGATGAAGAGAACGCCCACATCAGACTCGACAACGAGATGCACGCCATCAAGAAAGCCTTTTTCGCCCGCAACCGGGACGACAATACCCTCGACAACCTCGTTGCAGACTACCTGACCGATCTGCTCACGGCGAAAAAAGAGGAGCTCAAGATACGCTACAAAGACAAAACGGGCGTTTTGACTTTCGGCATTCCCAACATCTCCGTCATCGGCAACGCTTTTCTGGTCGCAAATCCGGATATCGACTTCATCCTAAACATTTCCCCGAATGGGTCGATAAGTTTACGAAGCAACAACAAAGCCGACGTCAGCGAAATCGCGGCGACGCTTGCCGGTGGCGGCGGGCATCCCAACGCGAGCGGCGGACGCATAGGCAATTTTAAAGAGGCTTACAGTTATACGGATGTAAAATCGTTCGTCGAATCGTTGATCGACGAAAAAACGAAATAG
- a CDS encoding PAS domain-containing protein, producing MRRPAPTGTERFLKEEDFIVSKTDLKGRITYGNKMFIKISGYAESELLGAPHSILRHPDMPKIVFKLLWERIQNKQEIFAYVKNLCKDGGFYWVIANVTATIAPDGSIRDYHSVRRKPSDKAMEVIPQLYSKLLAAERSGGVEASGRILNDILNEKGVTYDEFVLGLQQ from the coding sequence ATGAGAAGGCCTGCCCCGACGGGAACGGAAAGGTTTTTAAAAGAAGAAGATTTTATCGTCTCGAAAACCGACCTTAAAGGCCGTATCACTTACGGCAACAAAATGTTTATCAAAATTTCGGGCTACGCGGAGAGTGAACTGCTCGGAGCGCCCCACTCGATTCTACGCCATCCGGATATGCCGAAAATCGTCTTCAAGCTTCTTTGGGAGCGTATACAGAACAAGCAGGAGATCTTCGCCTATGTCAAAAATCTCTGCAAAGACGGCGGTTTCTACTGGGTCATCGCCAACGTGACCGCGACGATCGCACCCGACGGATCGATCCGCGACTACCATTCGGTAAGAAGAAAACCGAGCGACAAAGCGATGGAGGTGATACCGCAGCTCTATTCCAAACTGCTTGCGGCCGAAAGAAGCGGTGGCGTGGAAGCCTCCGGGCGTATACTCAACGACATTTTGAATGAAAAAGGAGTCACCTATGACGAGTTTGTCCTCGGCCTTCAGCAATAG
- a CDS encoding CZB domain-containing protein, producing MADLSAKQAKYIHNSLFGTLAKVDHIIFKSLAYTTVLNEDAEKAQLFSDHRHCRFGEWYYEGKGKELFGHTKAFKAIETPHATVHEMVLKTIPCAETKTCLTPARRPMVVENFSKMEEASNRLFSLIREMVEEANPDAKLETVR from the coding sequence ATGGCTGATCTCTCGGCGAAACAGGCGAAATATATCCACAACTCCCTCTTCGGAACACTCGCGAAAGTCGATCACATCATCTTCAAATCGCTCGCCTATACGACGGTCCTGAACGAAGATGCCGAAAAAGCGCAACTCTTCAGCGACCATCGCCACTGCCGTTTCGGCGAGTGGTACTACGAAGGCAAAGGGAAAGAGCTTTTCGGCCACACCAAAGCTTTCAAAGCGATCGAAACCCCGCATGCCACGGTTCACGAAATGGTTCTCAAGACGATTCCCTGCGCGGAGACGAAAACCTGCCTGACACCCGCCAGACGGCCGATGGTCGTAGAAAACTTTTCGAAAATGGAAGAGGCGAGCAACAGACTCTTTTCTCTTATCAGAGAGATGGTCGAAGAAGCCAATCCCGACGCCAAACTCGAAACCGTACGCTGA
- the cmoA gene encoding carboxy-S-adenosyl-L-methionine synthase CmoA, whose translation MKKDRLFEVPIEKQFEFDERVAAVFDDMIERSVPFYRHNLELIVALLLRRIKPGMRIVDLGSSTGALLIELASRCEVEAEFIGVDNAPAMVELAQKKAQALEVPVSFVCADLMRYDFGGSDIVIANYTLQFIRPLVRNSVVAKIYQSLKDGGLFICSEKVLMQSKWLNKQIIDIYYDYKKGQGYSETEIMRKREALENVLIPYTIEENGAMMKACGFKTVDTIFQWGNFVTMAAFR comes from the coding sequence GTGAAAAAAGATAGACTTTTCGAAGTTCCGATCGAGAAACAGTTCGAGTTCGATGAAAGGGTGGCGGCGGTTTTCGACGACATGATAGAGCGTTCGGTCCCCTTTTACCGGCACAACCTCGAGCTGATCGTCGCACTTCTGCTGCGGCGCATCAAACCGGGGATGCGTATCGTCGACCTGGGGTCTTCGACGGGTGCTCTGTTGATCGAACTCGCCAGCCGGTGCGAAGTCGAGGCGGAATTCATCGGTGTCGACAATGCCCCGGCGATGGTGGAGCTGGCGCAGAAAAAGGCTCAGGCACTGGAAGTGCCGGTATCGTTCGTTTGTGCCGACCTGATGCGTTACGATTTCGGTGGTTCCGATATCGTTATCGCCAATTATACCCTTCAGTTCATTCGTCCCCTCGTTCGAAACAGTGTCGTAGCCAAAATCTACCAATCCTTGAAAGATGGAGGTCTCTTTATCTGCAGCGAGAAAGTTTTGATGCAGAGCAAGTGGCTGAACAAGCAGATCATCGATATCTATTACGATTACAAAAAAGGGCAGGGGTACAGCGAGACGGAGATCATGCGCAAGCGAGAAGCGCTCGAAAATGTTCTGATCCCCTATACGATCGAAGAGAACGGTGCGATGATGAAAGCGTGCGGCTTCAAAACGGTCGATACGATCTTTCAGTGGGGGAATTTCGTGACGATGGCGGCATTCAGGTAG
- a CDS encoding bifunctional riboflavin kinase/FAD synthetase yields MSGFTVSSTVEAVAIGNFDGMHLGHQALFEQAGTEGGIVVIEHYRATLTPHIYRARFTDLPVFFYDFDRIRDMSPEVFLEKLRFDFPSLRRIVVGEDFLFGAGRSGNVAMLERLFDGEVIAVPEVKLKEAPVHSRFIRLHIEKGEIETANAMLGHPYEIWGEAVAGQGIGKEKLVPTINLETSRFLLPKAGVYETQTCIGSTCYPSVTFVGHRETTDGSFALETHLIDHEIGEVKEKISIKWFHRLRENRKFDTLAALKRQIEKDIEAIREKR; encoded by the coding sequence ATGAGTGGTTTTACTGTTTCATCAACCGTTGAGGCGGTCGCCATCGGTAATTTCGACGGGATGCATCTGGGACATCAGGCTCTTTTCGAACAGGCCGGAACAGAGGGCGGCATCGTCGTCATCGAACACTACCGCGCGACACTGACACCGCATATCTATCGGGCCCGCTTTACGGATCTGCCGGTTTTTTTCTACGATTTCGACCGAATCCGCGATATGAGTCCGGAGGTTTTTCTCGAAAAACTCCGGTTCGATTTTCCGTCACTTCGCCGCATCGTCGTCGGGGAGGATTTTCTTTTCGGTGCGGGACGGAGCGGAAATGTGGCAATGCTCGAGAGGCTTTTTGACGGGGAAGTGATCGCCGTGCCGGAGGTGAAGCTGAAGGAAGCCCCGGTGCATTCGCGTTTTATCCGCCTCCATATCGAAAAGGGTGAAATCGAAACCGCCAACGCCATGCTCGGCCACCCGTATGAAATATGGGGCGAGGCAGTTGCCGGACAGGGGATCGGAAAAGAGAAACTGGTACCTACGATCAACCTCGAAACCAGCAGGTTTTTGCTCCCGAAAGCAGGCGTATACGAAACGCAGACCTGCATCGGTTCGACGTGCTACCCTTCCGTGACATTTGTCGGCCATCGTGAAACGACGGATGGATCGTTCGCTCTCGAGACGCACCTGATCGATCACGAAATCGGTGAAGTGAAAGAGAAAATCTCCATCAAATGGTTTCACCGTCTGCGGGAAAACAGAAAGTTCGATACCCTTGCAGCCTTGAAACGACAGATCGAAAAAGATATCGAGGCAATCCGTGAAAAAAGATAG
- the tlyA gene encoding 23S rRNA (cytidine-2'-O)-methyltransferase TlyA — MRLDTLLVERGLVGSRTKAQELIREGCVAVDGKVVEKPSFKPKENAEIEIYGETRFVSRAARKLKGFLDIHPIAVEGKRCLDIGASTGGFTQILLERGASSVTALDVGTSQLHESLRNDPRVVSVESTDIRGFKGAEPFDLVTCDVSFISLHNILNDIDRLAAGVILVLFKPQFEVGRETKRDRHGVVTDEKAIREAQRRFERATGELGWRLMVKEVSSLPGKEGNHEWFYCFINR; from the coding sequence GTGAGGCTTGATACGCTTTTGGTAGAGCGTGGGCTCGTCGGCAGCCGTACCAAGGCACAGGAGCTGATCCGAGAGGGGTGTGTCGCCGTCGATGGGAAAGTGGTCGAGAAACCCTCATTCAAACCGAAAGAGAATGCCGAAATCGAAATTTACGGAGAGACACGCTTTGTCAGCCGTGCGGCACGCAAACTGAAGGGATTTTTGGACATTCATCCCATTGCCGTCGAAGGAAAACGGTGCCTCGATATCGGTGCGAGTACGGGTGGATTTACGCAGATACTGCTCGAGCGCGGGGCTTCGAGCGTGACGGCGCTCGATGTCGGAACGTCACAGCTGCATGAAAGCCTGAGAAACGATCCGAGGGTCGTCAGTGTCGAGTCGACCGACATTCGCGGTTTCAAGGGAGCCGAGCCGTTCGATTTGGTGACATGCGACGTCTCCTTTATCAGCCTGCACAACATCCTGAACGATATCGACCGGCTCGCGGCGGGTGTGATTCTCGTTCTTTTCAAACCGCAGTTCGAAGTAGGCCGTGAGACGAAGCGGGACCGCCACGGCGTCGTGACCGACGAAAAGGCAATTCGCGAGGCACAGCGTAGATTCGAACGCGCTACGGGCGAGCTCGGGTGGCGGCTGATGGTCAAAGAGGTCTCGTCGCTGCCTGGTAAGGAGGGGAACCATGAGTGGTTTTACTGTTTCATCAACCGTTGA
- the ligA gene encoding NAD-dependent DNA ligase LigA has translation MTREEYKKAVETLKKWAYAYYVEDNPLVTDEVYDKLYREVEQYEKEHPEDIDPTSPTQRVGAPLKEGFKKAKHLSRMWSMEDVFDAKEFEAWMARIQKNFPGERYYVEPKFDGASLNLIYENGLLKQAITRGDGVEGEDVTNNARTIQSIRLEIDHKDLIEIRGEVLMTKQEFERINRERQSKGEALFANPRNAAAGSLRQLDPRITAKRNLIFQPWGVGVHNLSYEFLSEVMDYIYNLGFRKPPIRRVCTTVEEIEAIYDELKTMRDGFDVMLDGMVVKIDRIAAQKALGYTVKYPRWMVAYKFPAVEKQTRIKDVVLQVGRTGVITPVAVLEPVEVEGVVVERATLNNFDYIEKMDVRIGDMVTLIRSGDVIPKIIKVLTQYRTGKEKKIERPTHCPVCGSELLDEGKLIKCQNINCPARVVNSIIYFSSKQCMNIDGLGEKIVEQLYEAGLVKELEDIYHLKMEDLLKLEGFKEKRAKNLLDAIEKSKGAQCWRFINGLGIEHIGEVASKKICQAYGLDFMELTKEQLLAIEGFGEEMAESYLEFMRVNRDKVGRLLNIIRPKAPEKEEIVESPFTKKTVVLTGTMKKSRGEIKAMLEHLGAKVTNTVSKKTDIVIYGEDPGSKYDKAKQLGVKLMSEDEMWELVGEA, from the coding sequence ATGACAAGAGAAGAGTACAAAAAAGCGGTCGAGACATTGAAGAAGTGGGCCTATGCCTACTATGTCGAAGACAATCCGCTGGTCACCGACGAAGTTTACGACAAGCTCTACCGCGAAGTCGAACAGTATGAAAAAGAGCATCCCGAAGATATCGACCCGACCTCTCCTACACAGCGTGTCGGCGCACCGTTGAAGGAAGGGTTTAAAAAAGCGAAGCACCTGAGCCGCATGTGGAGCATGGAAGATGTCTTCGACGCCAAGGAGTTCGAGGCGTGGATGGCACGCATTCAGAAGAACTTCCCCGGTGAGCGCTATTATGTCGAGCCCAAATTCGACGGGGCGAGCCTCAACCTGATCTATGAAAACGGCCTTTTGAAGCAGGCGATCACCCGTGGCGACGGTGTGGAGGGCGAAGATGTCACCAACAACGCCCGGACCATCCAGTCGATCCGTCTGGAGATCGACCATAAGGATCTCATCGAAATCCGTGGCGAGGTGCTGATGACGAAGCAGGAGTTCGAGCGGATCAACAGGGAGCGGCAGAGCAAAGGTGAAGCGCTTTTCGCCAACCCGCGAAATGCCGCAGCCGGAAGCCTGCGGCAACTCGATCCGCGTATCACGGCCAAGCGTAATCTCATCTTTCAACCCTGGGGTGTTGGGGTGCACAACCTCTCCTATGAATTCTTGAGCGAAGTGATGGACTACATCTACAACCTCGGCTTCAGAAAGCCGCCGATCCGCCGAGTCTGCACAACGGTCGAGGAGATCGAGGCGATCTACGACGAGCTTAAAACGATGCGTGACGGCTTCGATGTGATGCTCGACGGTATGGTCGTCAAAATTGACCGTATCGCCGCGCAGAAGGCACTCGGCTATACGGTCAAGTACCCGCGCTGGATGGTTGCCTACAAATTTCCGGCTGTCGAGAAGCAGACGCGTATCAAGGATGTCGTGCTGCAGGTTGGACGCACTGGGGTTATCACGCCGGTGGCGGTACTCGAGCCTGTGGAGGTTGAAGGGGTCGTCGTCGAGCGTGCGACCCTCAACAACTTCGACTATATCGAGAAGATGGATGTTCGTATTGGGGACATGGTGACACTGATACGAAGCGGCGACGTGATTCCAAAGATCATCAAGGTGCTGACGCAGTACCGGACGGGCAAAGAGAAGAAAATCGAGCGTCCGACGCATTGCCCGGTCTGCGGCAGCGAACTGCTCGACGAGGGCAAGCTCATCAAGTGCCAAAACATCAACTGCCCGGCGCGGGTGGTCAACTCCATCATCTATTTTTCCTCAAAACAGTGCATGAACATCGACGGCCTTGGCGAGAAGATCGTCGAACAGCTTTACGAGGCAGGGCTCGTCAAAGAGCTCGAGGATATCTACCATCTCAAGATGGAGGATCTGCTGAAACTCGAAGGATTCAAAGAGAAGAGAGCGAAGAATCTTCTGGATGCGATCGAAAAGTCCAAAGGGGCGCAGTGCTGGCGCTTCATCAACGGTCTCGGGATCGAACATATCGGCGAAGTGGCGAGCAAGAAGATCTGCCAGGCCTACGGACTCGACTTCATGGAGCTGACCAAAGAGCAGCTGTTGGCGATCGAAGGATTCGGTGAGGAGATGGCAGAGAGTTATCTCGAGTTCATGCGGGTCAACCGTGACAAAGTGGGACGGCTTTTGAATATCATACGCCCCAAAGCACCGGAGAAAGAGGAGATTGTCGAATCACCGTTCACCAAAAAGACGGTGGTTCTTACCGGGACGATGAAAAAGTCGCGTGGCGAGATCAAGGCGATGCTCGAACATTTGGGGGCCAAGGTGACCAACACGGTCTCCAAAAAAACCGACATCGTCATCTATGGCGAAGATCCGGGGAGCAAGTACGATAAAGCGAAACAGCTCGGTGTAAAGCTCATGAGCGAAGATGAGATGTGGGAGCTGGTAGGTGAGGCTTGA
- the folP gene encoding dihydropteroate synthase, with product MKIYRIDTPLEKKKLLKQLECDKSGVAIMSKKMETLLFVIKDMPVGAANILKQDALALGAELAVPTGVVTCSQTHYDAVLMGTPRQLGYLVRKEKAQPFGLKKLAKELESFLHESRHMTKIMGVVNANDDSFYPGSRYKERTAVEAIWKMIEEGADIIDVGGVSSRPGSEPVGADEELKRLVPIVDTIRREKLFERARFSIDSYTPEVVAYALENGFSIVNDITGLRDERLGVLAKSYGAAYIVMHMQGTPQTMQKNPHYDHVVLDVDRFFMERIERAEKIGLGREEIILDVGIGFGKTLEHNLMLLKHMKHFTHFGCEVLIGASRKSMIHKIDPAPVEERLPGTLAIHLESIRRGASIVRCHDVKEHRQAIRVFEAIEEGEIL from the coding sequence GTGAAGATTTACAGAATCGACACGCCTTTGGAGAAAAAGAAGCTTTTGAAGCAGCTCGAATGCGACAAGAGCGGAGTGGCGATCATGTCCAAAAAGATGGAGACACTGCTTTTTGTCATCAAAGATATGCCTGTCGGTGCCGCGAACATCCTGAAGCAGGATGCCCTGGCATTGGGTGCGGAACTTGCGGTTCCCACAGGTGTCGTCACCTGCAGCCAAACACATTACGATGCCGTTTTGATGGGAACGCCCCGGCAGCTCGGGTATCTTGTCCGCAAAGAGAAGGCGCAGCCGTTCGGTCTCAAAAAGTTGGCGAAAGAACTCGAAAGTTTTCTGCACGAATCGCGGCACATGACCAAAATTATGGGGGTCGTCAATGCCAATGACGACAGCTTCTACCCTGGTAGCCGCTACAAAGAGCGTACGGCGGTCGAAGCGATATGGAAGATGATCGAAGAGGGTGCCGACATCATCGATGTAGGGGGCGTCTCCTCGCGTCCTGGAAGCGAGCCTGTCGGTGCGGATGAGGAGCTGAAGCGTCTCGTCCCGATTGTCGATACGATCCGACGTGAAAAGCTGTTCGAGCGTGCCCGTTTCAGCATCGACTCCTACACGCCCGAAGTGGTCGCCTACGCGCTGGAAAACGGTTTTTCCATCGTCAACGACATCACCGGATTGCGGGACGAGCGTCTCGGTGTACTGGCAAAGTCGTATGGTGCGGCGTATATCGTCATGCATATGCAGGGCACGCCGCAGACGATGCAGAAGAATCCGCACTACGATCATGTCGTTCTCGATGTCGACCGTTTCTTTATGGAGCGGATCGAACGGGCGGAGAAGATCGGTCTGGGGCGCGAAGAGATCATCCTCGATGTGGGGATCGGCTTCGGCAAAACGCTCGAACACAACCTGATGCTGCTCAAACATATGAAGCACTTTACGCACTTTGGATGTGAAGTGCTGATCGGTGCGAGCCGCAAATCGATGATTCACAAAATCGATCCGGCCCCGGTGGAAGAGCGTTTGCCCGGAACACTGGCGATTCACCTGGAATCGATCCGGCGGGGGGCGTCGATCGTGCGGTGCCACGATGTAAAGGAGCACCGCCAGGCGATACGGGTTTTCGAAGCGATCGAAGAGGGAGAGATACTATGA
- a CDS encoding DNA polymerase III subunit delta': MALLSSKIILTDRFDETFETLKKEFDDAIFHRIDTEDFLVEHAKEAVEKAYLTSDREKVIVLSAKRFTPIAQNKLLKILEEPPSKIHFILMTPTKSGLLTTIRSRLPIDDRGSAKESVEIGLDLERLDLARLFAFLQSNRRIDAKKGAMLAEALGKEAMNSGRYRLDDAMLETFAQSLRLLDMGSPPNFVLTRLALKLLERKR, translated from the coding sequence ATGGCGCTTTTAAGCTCCAAAATCATTCTGACCGACCGCTTCGACGAAACCTTCGAAACACTCAAAAAAGAGTTTGACGACGCCATTTTTCATCGCATCGATACGGAGGACTTTCTCGTCGAACATGCGAAAGAGGCGGTGGAAAAGGCCTATCTGACAAGTGACAGGGAGAAGGTTATTGTATTGAGTGCGAAACGGTTCACGCCGATCGCGCAGAACAAACTGCTCAAAATCCTCGAGGAACCTCCCTCCAAAATCCATTTCATTCTGATGACACCGACCAAGTCCGGCCTTCTGACGACGATCCGCTCCCGTCTTCCGATCGACGATAGGGGCAGCGCGAAAGAGAGCGTCGAGATCGGACTCGATCTCGAGCGGCTCGATCTGGCGAGACTCTTCGCATTTTTGCAGTCCAACCGTCGAATCGACGCGAAAAAGGGTGCCATGCTTGCGGAAGCACTGGGCAAAGAGGCGATGAACAGCGGCCGCTACCGCCTGGACGATGCGATGCTCGAAACGTTCGCCCAGAGTCTGCGCCTTTTGGATATGGGGTCTCCGCCCAACTTCGTCCTGACACGTCTGGCTCTGAAACTGTTGGAGAGAAAACGGTGA
- a CDS encoding HobA family DNA replication regulator: MKDLLSWTLEAIRSDDTMMSWLEERRYEWSPIVGNAIAKILEGQSVIIITDGQNRWFEEYIVRRVNRPGVNRPLLPFFSFDALYPFADTIKNDQDIDLLFDMLSLSYPQGFFFWYIGTADHPKARIALRNDESLLWVMDEEVTNSFTLRSHDELIDIKLLQLFRLFDKTLSAALFAEVDLGG; encoded by the coding sequence TTGAAAGATCTGCTATCCTGGACGCTCGAGGCGATCCGCAGCGACGATACGATGATGAGCTGGCTCGAGGAGCGGCGCTACGAATGGTCGCCGATCGTCGGTAACGCCATCGCCAAAATTCTCGAAGGGCAGAGCGTCATCATCATCACCGATGGGCAGAACCGCTGGTTCGAAGAGTACATCGTTCGCCGCGTCAACCGCCCGGGGGTGAACCGTCCGCTGCTTCCTTTTTTCTCGTTCGACGCGCTCTACCCGTTTGCCGACACGATCAAGAATGACCAGGATATCGACCTGCTTTTCGATATGCTGAGCCTCAGCTATCCCCAAGGCTTTTTTTTCTGGTATATCGGCACGGCGGACCACCCGAAAGCCCGCATCGCGCTCCGAAACGACGAGTCGCTTCTTTGGGTGATGGACGAAGAGGTAACCAACAGCTTTACGCTTCGTTCCCATGACGAACTGATCGACATCAAGCTTCTGCAGCTTTTTCGGCTCTTCGACAAGACGCTGAGCGCGGCACTGTTCGCCGAAGTCGATCTGGGTGGATGA